A genome region from Microbacterium sp. CGR2 includes the following:
- the soxR gene encoding redox-sensitive transcriptional activator SoxR, which translates to MSPHAPDEPLTIGEMTRRTGVAASALHFYETLGLIASTRTSGNQRRYARHMLRRVSLITVAKRLGIPLSDVQAAFADVPLTETPSHAEWQRASRRWKRELEKRREGIERLERELTGCIGCGCLSMKACGLLNPDDALGTQGVGPQRLRD; encoded by the coding sequence ATGAGCCCGCACGCACCTGACGAGCCGCTGACGATCGGCGAGATGACCCGCCGCACCGGTGTCGCAGCCTCCGCCCTGCACTTCTATGAGACCCTCGGGCTCATCGCCTCCACCCGCACGTCCGGCAATCAGCGTCGCTACGCCCGGCACATGCTGCGTCGGGTCTCGCTCATCACGGTCGCCAAACGCCTCGGCATCCCGCTGTCCGACGTGCAGGCCGCCTTCGCCGACGTGCCGCTGACCGAGACGCCGAGTCACGCCGAGTGGCAGCGGGCCTCGCGGCGGTGGAAGCGGGAGTTGGAGAAGCGCCGCGAGGGCATCGAGCGGCTGGAACGCGAACTCACCGGCTGCATCGGGTGCGGCTGCCTGTCGATGAAGGCCTGCGGCCTGCTCAACCCCGACGACGCGCTCGGCACCCAGGGCGTCGGGCCACAGCGCCTGCGCGACTGA